From one Pseudomonas sp. B21-048 genomic stretch:
- a CDS encoding metallothionein, whose translation MNDGTCDCPKCNCKLGEHPIVRHGKHFCCEACAKHHEHGEECATKGCKCAKH comes from the coding sequence ATGAATGACGGTACCTGCGACTGCCCGAAATGCAACTGTAAGCTGGGTGAACACCCCATCGTGCGCCACGGCAAGCACTTTTGCTGTGAAGCCTGCGCCAAGCACCACGAACACGGCGAAGAATGCGCCACCAAAGGCTGCAAGTGTGCTAAACACTGA
- the codA gene encoding cytosine deaminase codes for MHIINARLRNQEGLHELHLENGLIHSIARQTEAPSLGPDDLDAGGNLVVPPFVEPHIHLDATLTAGEPRWNMSGTLFEGIECWGERKATITQEDTKTRAKKTIQTLAAHGIQHVRTHVDVTDPELTALKAMLEVREESRHLIDLQIVAFPQEGIESYRNGRELMEEAIRLGADVVGGIPHFEYTRDQGVSSVKFLMDLAERTGCLVDVHCDETDDPHSRFLEVLAEEARSRDMGSRVTASHTTAMGSYDNAYCAKLFRLLGHSGISFVSCPTESIHLQGRFDTFPKRRGVTRVNELLEAGMNVCFGQDSIVDPWYPLGNGNILRVLEAGLHICHMLGYRNLQSALDLITENSAKAMALGDRYGLEQGRPANLLILSADSDYEVIRSQGLPLYSIRGGKVLMKRQMPVVAFSSDLG; via the coding sequence ATGCACATCATCAACGCCCGGCTGCGCAACCAAGAAGGCCTGCATGAGTTGCACCTTGAGAACGGCCTGATTCACAGCATCGCCCGGCAAACCGAAGCACCGTCCCTGGGGCCTGATGACCTGGACGCCGGCGGCAATCTGGTGGTGCCGCCCTTCGTCGAGCCGCACATTCACCTCGACGCCACCCTGACCGCCGGCGAGCCGCGCTGGAACATGAGCGGCACGCTGTTCGAAGGCATCGAGTGCTGGGGCGAGCGCAAGGCGACCATCACCCAGGAAGACACCAAGACTCGCGCCAAGAAGACCATCCAGACCCTCGCCGCCCATGGCATTCAGCATGTGCGCACCCACGTCGACGTCACGGACCCGGAACTGACGGCGCTCAAGGCAATGCTCGAAGTCCGCGAGGAAAGCCGCCACCTGATCGACCTGCAAATCGTCGCGTTCCCTCAGGAAGGCATCGAGTCGTACCGCAACGGTCGGGAGCTGATGGAAGAAGCGATCCGCCTGGGCGCCGATGTGGTCGGGGGGATTCCGCATTTCGAATACACCCGGGATCAGGGCGTCAGTTCGGTGAAGTTCCTCATGGACCTGGCCGAGCGCACCGGTTGCCTGGTGGACGTGCATTGCGACGAAACCGACGACCCACACTCACGCTTCCTTGAAGTGCTGGCCGAAGAGGCCCGCAGCCGCGACATGGGTTCACGCGTTACCGCTAGCCACACCACGGCGATGGGTTCGTACGACAACGCCTACTGCGCCAAACTCTTTCGGCTGCTCGGGCATTCGGGGATCAGCTTTGTCTCCTGCCCTACCGAAAGCATTCACCTGCAAGGACGCTTCGATACCTTCCCGAAACGCCGTGGCGTGACCCGAGTCAATGAGTTGCTCGAAGCCGGGATGAACGTGTGTTTCGGCCAGGATTCGATTGTCGACCCGTGGTATCCGCTGGGTAACGGCAACATTCTGCGGGTGCTCGAGGCTGGGTTGCACATCTGCCATATGCTCGGTTATCGCAATCTGCAAAGTGCACTGGATCTGATTACTGAAAACAGTGCCAAAGCTATGGCGTTGGGCGATCGATATGGGCTGGAACAAGGGCGACCGGCGAATCTGTTGATTCTGTCGGCGGACAGCGATTACGAGGTGATCCGCAGCCAGGGTTTGCCGCTGTATTCGATTCGCGGCGGCAAGGTATTGATGAAGCGGCAGATGCCGGTAGTGGCGTTCAGCAGCGATCTGGGCTGA
- a CDS encoding histidine phosphatase family protein encodes MMNPLKFAQRFKHRAYVFLPSLLAVSALFLSLESSDSRAQPADGTQTLVFLRHAEKPAGGLGQLNCQGLNRAIDLATLLPEKFGKANYVFAANPTRNVEEGELDNSYSYIRPLMTISPSAIKLGLPVNINFSANDTSNLADELLHDKYHNSVIYTAWSHGYLPELINKVAGEAVGKKQNITDDWESSDYDSLYVLTLTWHNGKASLQSHSYKQGLDNGRESCPT; translated from the coding sequence ATGATGAATCCATTGAAATTCGCCCAACGCTTCAAACATCGTGCTTATGTCTTCCTGCCCTCTCTGCTGGCGGTCAGCGCCTTGTTTTTGTCGCTGGAGTCCAGTGACAGCCGCGCCCAACCGGCGGACGGCACCCAGACGCTGGTGTTCCTGCGCCACGCGGAAAAACCCGCCGGCGGCCTGGGTCAGCTCAATTGTCAGGGACTGAACCGCGCCATTGACCTGGCCACCTTGTTGCCGGAAAAATTCGGCAAGGCCAACTACGTGTTTGCCGCCAACCCGACGCGCAATGTCGAGGAAGGCGAACTGGATAATTCCTATAGTTACATCCGCCCCCTGATGACCATCAGTCCCAGCGCGATCAAGCTTGGTTTGCCGGTGAACATCAACTTCTCGGCTAACGACACCAGCAATCTGGCGGATGAACTGCTCCATGACAAGTATCACAACTCGGTCATCTATACGGCCTGGTCCCATGGTTACTTACCCGAACTGATCAACAAGGTCGCCGGGGAAGCCGTCGGCAAAAAACAGAACATCACCGATGACTGGGAATCGAGCGACTACGACTCGCTGTACGTGCTCACGCTGACCTGGCACAACGGCAAGGCCAGCCTGCAGAGCCACAGCTACAAGCAAGGGTTGGATAACGGTCGGGAGAGCTGTCCGACGTAA
- a CDS encoding alpha/beta fold hydrolase translates to MADWPLAQTYRFNGHSVRYAVRGDGPPLVFVHGTPFSSYVWHRIAPHFITTHRVHYFDLLGYGQSTQPDGDVSLGVQNQLLAQLLEHWGLERPDVVAHDFGGATTLRAHLLNGKDYRSLTLIDPVALSPWGSPFVQHVHQHEAAFSGLPDYIQQAIVPAYIRGAIKREILDHELAPYVQPWLGDPGQAAFYRQIAQMDERFTREVEALYPTVRCPVQILWGEDDQWIPIERGRALHQMIAGAQFHVIANAGHLVQEDAPEAIVAALLRFLPQHESP, encoded by the coding sequence ATGGCTGACTGGCCGCTGGCTCAGACCTATCGCTTCAATGGGCACTCCGTTCGCTACGCCGTACGTGGCGACGGCCCGCCGCTGGTGTTCGTGCACGGCACACCCTTCTCTTCTTATGTGTGGCACCGGATTGCGCCGCACTTCATCACCACGCACCGGGTGCACTACTTCGATCTGCTGGGTTACGGGCAATCCACTCAGCCAGACGGCGATGTGTCGCTGGGCGTACAAAACCAACTGTTGGCGCAATTGCTGGAGCACTGGGGCCTGGAGCGGCCAGACGTGGTGGCCCACGATTTCGGCGGTGCCACCACGTTGCGCGCGCACCTGCTCAATGGCAAGGATTACCGCAGCCTGACGCTGATCGATCCAGTGGCACTGTCGCCCTGGGGATCGCCGTTCGTGCAGCACGTGCATCAGCATGAAGCGGCGTTCAGTGGGCTGCCCGATTACATTCAGCAGGCGATAGTGCCTGCCTATATTCGTGGCGCGATCAAGCGCGAGATTCTCGATCATGAACTGGCGCCCTATGTGCAGCCTTGGCTGGGGGATCCGGGGCAAGCGGCGTTCTATCGGCAGATTGCACAGATGGATGAACGCTTTACCCGCGAGGTCGAAGCGCTGTACCCGACGGTTCGCTGCCCGGTGCAGATTCTTTGGGGGGAAGACGATCAGTGGATTCCCATTGAGCGCGGCCGGGCGCTGCATCAGATGATTGCGGGAGCGCAGTTTCATGTCATTGCCAATGCCGGGCATCTGGTTCAGGAGGATGCGCCGGAGGCGATTGTGGCGGCGCTGTTGCGGTTTTTGCCGCAGCACGAATCCCCCTGA
- the selD gene encoding selenide, water dikinase SelD: protein MSEPIRLTQYSHGAGCGCKISPQVLEVILAGSGAQNLDPKLWVGNASRDDAAVYAIDEERGVVSTTDFFMPIVDDPFDFGRIAATNAISDIYAMGGDPLMAIAILGWPVNVLAPEIAREVIRGGRSVCDEAGIPLAGGHSIDAPEPIFGLAVTGLVEKRHMKRNDTATAGCLLYLTKPLGIGIFTTAEKKGKLRHADIGLARDWMCTLNKPGSRFGKLDGVTAMTDVTGFGLLGHLVEMADGSNVTARIEYDRVPRLPGVEYYLDQGCVPGGTLRNFDSYANKVGRLQELHKRVLCDPQTSGGLLIAVTPEGNEQFLKIAAELGLSLEPIGELVERQTNAVEVF from the coding sequence ATGAGCGAGCCGATTCGTCTGACCCAGTACAGCCACGGCGCAGGTTGTGGCTGCAAGATTTCGCCCCAGGTGCTGGAGGTAATTCTGGCCGGCAGCGGTGCGCAGAACCTGGACCCGAAACTCTGGGTCGGCAACGCCTCGCGCGATGACGCGGCGGTGTATGCCATCGACGAAGAGCGTGGCGTAGTATCGACCACCGACTTTTTCATGCCGATCGTCGACGATCCGTTCGACTTCGGTCGCATAGCCGCCACCAACGCCATCAGCGATATCTACGCCATGGGCGGCGATCCGTTGATGGCGATTGCGATCCTCGGCTGGCCGGTCAATGTGCTGGCGCCGGAGATTGCCCGGGAAGTGATTCGCGGCGGGCGTTCGGTCTGCGATGAAGCGGGGATCCCACTGGCTGGCGGCCATTCCATCGACGCGCCAGAACCGATCTTCGGCCTGGCCGTGACCGGGCTGGTGGAAAAGCGCCACATGAAGCGCAACGACACCGCCACCGCCGGTTGCTTGCTGTATCTCACCAAGCCCTTGGGCATCGGCATCTTCACCACGGCCGAGAAGAAGGGCAAGTTGCGCCATGCCGACATTGGCCTGGCGCGCGACTGGATGTGCACCCTGAACAAACCCGGCAGCCGTTTCGGCAAACTCGACGGCGTGACCGCGATGACCGACGTCACCGGTTTTGGCCTGCTCGGGCACTTGGTGGAAATGGCCGACGGCAGCAACGTGACCGCCCGCATCGAATATGACCGGGTGCCGCGCCTGCCGGGTGTCGAGTACTATCTTGATCAGGGCTGTGTGCCGGGCGGCACGCTGCGCAATTTTGACAGTTACGCCAACAAGGTTGGCCGGCTCCAGGAGTTGCATAAACGCGTGCTCTGCGACCCGCAGACCAGCGGCGGCCTGCTGATTGCTGTCACCCCTGAAGGTAACGAACAATTCCTCAAAATAGCCGCCGAACTCGGCCTGAGCCTTGAGCCGATCGGCGAACTGGTTGAGCGACAGACCAACGCGGTAGAGGTGTTTTGA
- a CDS encoding methyl-accepting chemotaxis protein yields MTSQLTGLVNQVSDQAQRSDQAMERQRHETDQVATAINEMSAAAQEVAKSAQNAAVAAQQTDEEGQAAKRVVAGSIVKIHALVNDIRSSGASLDSLQKDVSSIVSVLGVIRSIAEQTNLLALNAAIEAARAGEAGRGFAVVADEVRALASRTQISTQEIQSMIDRLQAGTQSAVEAMRRSSEAGDGTSAQANEAGASLDAMAQLIGTINSMNAQIASAAEEQTAVAEEINRSVHQIAVAVDSVADETQLGAQTSRSLADLGRRLGQLVGQFRI; encoded by the coding sequence ATGACTTCGCAACTGACCGGGCTGGTGAATCAGGTGTCTGATCAGGCCCAGCGCTCGGATCAGGCCATGGAGCGCCAGCGTCACGAAACCGATCAGGTGGCCACGGCGATCAACGAAATGTCGGCGGCGGCCCAGGAAGTGGCCAAAAGTGCACAAAACGCGGCGGTCGCTGCCCAGCAGACCGACGAAGAAGGCCAGGCCGCCAAGCGCGTGGTGGCTGGCAGTATCGTGAAGATTCATGCATTGGTGAATGACATTCGCAGCAGCGGCGCGTCTCTCGACAGCCTGCAAAAAGACGTGTCGTCGATTGTCAGCGTGCTCGGGGTGATCCGTTCGATTGCCGAGCAGACCAACCTTCTGGCGCTCAATGCCGCCATTGAAGCAGCTCGCGCGGGTGAGGCCGGGCGTGGGTTTGCGGTGGTCGCCGACGAAGTGCGGGCATTGGCCAGTCGCACGCAAATCAGCACCCAGGAAATCCAGAGCATGATCGACCGCTTGCAGGCCGGCACTCAATCGGCCGTCGAGGCCATGCGCCGCTCCAGCGAGGCCGGCGACGGCACGTCGGCCCAGGCCAACGAGGCGGGGGCGTCTCTGGACGCCATGGCCCAGCTGATCGGCACCATCAACTCGATGAACGCCCAGATCGCCAGCGCCGCCGAGGAGCAAACCGCCGTGGCCGAAGAGATCAACCGCAGCGTGCATCAAATTGCCGTGGCCGTAGACAGCGTCGCCGACGAAACCCAGCTCGGCGCCCAGACCTCGCGCAGCCTGGCCGATCTGGGTCGGCGCCTGGGGCAACTGGTCGGGCAATTTCGTATTTGA
- the mnmH gene encoding tRNA 2-selenouridine(34) synthase MnmH, translating into MSIDFTDYRDIFLNDRPMMDTRAPVEFLKGSFPGVVNLPLMNDLERQRIGTCYKQQGQQAAITLGHQLVSGEIKAERIQAWADFARAHPDGYLYCFRGGLRSQIVQQWLKDEAGIDYPRVGGGYKAMRTFLLDTLDQAIAQCDFVLLGGMTGTGKTEVLTQLNNGLDLEGHAHHRGSSFGKRATGQPSNIDFENRLAVDVLKKRARGIEQFVLEDESRAIGSCALPLPLYQGMQQFSMVWLEDSLEGRVERILRDYVVDLCAEFIEVHGDEGFALFSERLLASLNNVQKRLGGERHQRMLILMEAALAEQANSGAVDLHRDWIEGLLREYYDPMYAFQREKKGTRIEFVGERGAVLEYLRARGNQRG; encoded by the coding sequence ATGTCCATCGACTTCACCGATTACCGCGACATCTTTCTCAACGATCGGCCGATGATGGATACCCGCGCGCCGGTCGAATTCCTCAAGGGCTCATTCCCCGGCGTGGTCAACCTGCCGCTGATGAATGACCTCGAGCGGCAACGGATCGGCACTTGCTACAAGCAGCAAGGTCAGCAAGCGGCCATCACGCTGGGGCATCAATTGGTGTCTGGCGAGATCAAGGCCGAGCGCATCCAGGCCTGGGCCGATTTTGCCCGGGCGCATCCAGATGGCTATTTATATTGTTTTCGCGGCGGGCTACGTTCGCAGATCGTTCAGCAGTGGCTGAAGGACGAAGCGGGTATCGACTATCCGCGGGTCGGTGGCGGCTACAAGGCCATGCGCACCTTTTTGCTCGACACGCTCGATCAGGCCATTGCCCAGTGCGATTTCGTTTTGCTGGGTGGCATGACCGGCACCGGCAAGACCGAGGTGCTCACGCAATTGAACAACGGGCTGGACCTTGAAGGCCACGCCCATCATCGCGGCTCCAGTTTCGGCAAGCGCGCCACCGGCCAGCCCTCCAACATCGACTTTGAAAATCGCTTGGCCGTGGACGTGCTGAAGAAGCGCGCCCGCGGTATCGAACAGTTCGTGCTGGAAGACGAGAGCCGCGCGATTGGCAGTTGCGCCTTGCCGCTGCCGCTGTATCAGGGCATGCAGCAATTTTCGATGGTCTGGCTGGAAGACAGCCTGGAAGGGCGGGTCGAGCGGATCCTGCGTGATTACGTGGTGGACTTGTGCGCCGAGTTCATCGAAGTGCATGGCGATGAAGGCTTCGCGCTGTTTTCCGAACGTTTGCTGGCGAGTTTGAACAATGTCCAGAAACGGTTGGGTGGCGAACGTCATCAGCGGATGTTGATTTTGATGGAAGCCGCGCTGGCAGAACAGGCGAATAGCGGCGCGGTGGATTTGCACCGGGACTGGATCGAAGGGTTGCTGCGTGAGTATTACGACCCGATGTATGCGTTTCAGCGGGAGAAAAAGGGGACGCGGATCGAGTTTGTCGGGGAGCGGGGGGCGGTGCTCGAATATCTGAGAGCGCGAGGTAACCAGCGGGGTTAG
- a CDS encoding Na+/H+ antiporter family protein, with protein sequence MNAVIAAVGIMLILSLSRVHVVIALIVGALVGGLTGGLGIDATLKAFNSGLGGGATVALSYALLGAFAVAIAKSGLAHALADKALALVDRQHANGGGNVKWLLIGLLWVVAIASQNILPIHIAFIPLLVPPLLYVLTKLQLDRRLIACVITFGLITPYMFLPVGFGNIFLNEILLANVARSGVDISGINVTHAMGIPALGMVFGLAAAFISYRKKRVYDLEKIEKVEQVAVQYNPMSLMIAGLAIAVAFIVQLLLDSMIIGALVGFLIFSVSGIVKWRDTDDLFTEGMKMMAMIGFIMIAASGFAEVMKATGHVQTLVESSASWINHSKGIGALLMLLVGLLVTMGIGSSFSTVPILAAIFVPLCVQLGFSPIAIVCIVGTAGALGDAGSPASDSTLGPTSGLNIDGQHHHIWDTVVPTFLHYNLPLLAFGWVAAMVL encoded by the coding sequence ATTAATGCAGTAATTGCCGCGGTCGGCATCATGCTGATACTGAGCCTGTCCCGCGTGCATGTGGTAATCGCGCTGATTGTCGGCGCGCTGGTGGGCGGTCTGACCGGTGGCCTGGGTATCGACGCGACCCTTAAAGCGTTCAACAGCGGCCTCGGCGGCGGTGCGACCGTTGCGTTGTCTTACGCCTTGCTCGGCGCGTTCGCCGTGGCCATCGCCAAGTCCGGCCTGGCCCATGCGCTGGCCGACAAAGCCCTGGCCCTGGTCGATCGCCAGCACGCCAACGGTGGCGGCAATGTCAAATGGCTGCTGATCGGCCTGCTGTGGGTGGTCGCCATCGCCTCCCAGAACATTTTGCCGATTCATATCGCCTTTATCCCGTTGCTGGTGCCGCCATTGTTATATGTGCTGACCAAACTTCAGCTGGACCGTCGATTGATCGCCTGTGTCATTACGTTCGGTCTGATCACGCCGTATATGTTCCTGCCGGTGGGCTTCGGCAACATCTTCCTCAATGAAATCCTGCTGGCCAACGTCGCCCGTAGTGGCGTGGACATCAGTGGCATCAATGTCACCCATGCCATGGGCATTCCGGCACTGGGCATGGTGTTTGGCCTGGCGGCGGCGTTTATCAGCTACCGCAAGAAGCGTGTTTATGACCTCGAGAAAATCGAAAAAGTCGAACAGGTCGCGGTGCAGTACAACCCGATGAGCCTGATGATCGCCGGCCTGGCCATTGCCGTCGCATTCATTGTTCAGTTGCTGTTGGACTCGATGATTATCGGGGCGCTGGTGGGCTTCCTGATCTTTTCGGTGTCGGGCATCGTCAAATGGCGCGACACCGATGATCTGTTCACCGAAGGCATGAAGATGATGGCGATGATCGGCTTCATCATGATCGCCGCATCCGGGTTTGCCGAAGTCATGAAAGCCACCGGCCATGTGCAGACGCTGGTGGAGTCCTCGGCCTCGTGGATCAACCACAGTAAAGGCATTGGTGCGCTGTTGATGCTGCTGGTCGGATTGTTGGTGACCATGGGTATCGGCTCGTCGTTTTCCACGGTGCCGATTCTGGCGGCGATTTTCGTGCCGTTGTGCGTGCAACTGGGCTTCAGCCCGATCGCCATCGTGTGCATCGTCGGTACCGCCGGCGCGTTGGGTGACGCCGGGTCCCCCGCGTCGGACTCGACCTTGGGCCCGACCTCCGGTCTGAATATCGACGGCCAGCATCACCACATCTGGGACACCGTGGTCCCGACCTTCCTGCACTACAACCTGCCGCTGCTGGCGTTTGGCTGGGTGGCGGCGATGGTTCTTTGA
- a CDS encoding response regulator transcription factor: MRLLLVEDHVPLADELMAGLNRQGYVVDWLADGRDAVYQGSSEPYDLIILDLGLPGLPGLEVLAQWRAGGLATPVLILTARGSWAERIEGLKAGADDYLTKPFHPEELHLRIQALLRRSHGQANQPTLKAAGLHLDESRQCVIRDGADIQLTAAEFRLLRYFMLHPEQILSKSHLAEHLYDGETERDSNVLEVHVNHLRRKLGRSVIETRRGQGYLFGGQAQ, from the coding sequence ATGCGTTTACTCCTGGTGGAAGATCATGTGCCGCTGGCCGACGAGTTGATGGCCGGCCTCAACCGACAGGGTTATGTCGTGGACTGGCTGGCTGACGGCCGCGATGCGGTGTACCAGGGCAGCAGCGAGCCCTATGACCTGATCATCCTCGACCTCGGTCTGCCGGGTTTGCCGGGGCTCGAGGTGCTGGCGCAATGGCGGGCCGGCGGCTTGGCCACGCCGGTGCTGATCCTCACCGCGCGCGGTTCCTGGGCCGAGCGGATCGAAGGCCTCAAGGCCGGCGCCGACGATTACCTGACCAAACCGTTTCACCCCGAAGAGCTGCACTTGCGAATCCAGGCATTGTTACGCCGCTCCCATGGTCAGGCCAATCAGCCGACGCTCAAGGCCGCCGGTTTACATCTGGATGAAAGTCGCCAGTGCGTAATCCGCGACGGCGCCGATATCCAGCTCACCGCCGCCGAATTCCGCCTGCTGCGCTACTTCATGCTGCATCCCGAACAGATCCTTTCCAAAAGCCACCTCGCCGAACACCTCTACGACGGTGAAACCGAACGTGATTCCAATGTGCTGGAAGTCCATGTCAACCACCTGCGACGCAAGCTCGGCCGCAGCGTGATCGAAACCCGTCGCGGTCAGGGTTACCTGTTCGGCGGGCAAGCCCAGTGA
- the queD gene encoding 6-carboxytetrahydropterin synthase QueD: MEIFKEFTFESAHRLPHVPDGHKCGRLHGHSFKVAIHLSGDLDPHTGWIRDFSEIKAIFKPLYERLDHNYLNDIPGLENPTSEVLAKWIWTELKPLLPELSAIRIHETCTSGCIYRGE, from the coding sequence GTGGAAATCTTCAAAGAATTTACCTTCGAATCCGCCCACCGCCTGCCCCACGTGCCAGACGGCCACAAGTGCGGTCGCCTGCACGGACATTCGTTCAAAGTAGCGATTCACCTGAGCGGCGACCTCGATCCGCATACGGGCTGGATTCGCGACTTCTCGGAAATCAAGGCGATTTTCAAACCGCTCTACGAGCGCCTGGACCACAATTATCTGAACGACATTCCCGGCCTGGAAAACCCGACCAGCGAAGTGCTGGCCAAGTGGATCTGGACCGAACTGAAGCCCCTGCTGCCGGAACTCAGCGCGATTCGTATCCATGAGACCTGCACCAGCGGTTGCATTTATCGCGGTGAGTAA
- a CDS encoding PepSY domain-containing protein, with protein MKILTALTAFLISLSASIAHARDLGPDEALRLRDAGTIVSFETLNAAALAKHPGAKITATELAQEYGKYLYQVELRDPQGTEWDLELDAVSAQVLKDHQDT; from the coding sequence ATGAAAATCCTGACTGCCCTCACCGCATTCCTCATCAGCCTGAGCGCCAGTATCGCCCACGCGCGCGACCTGGGTCCCGACGAAGCCCTGAGACTGCGCGACGCTGGTACCATTGTGTCGTTCGAGACGCTCAACGCCGCTGCATTGGCTAAACACCCCGGCGCCAAAATCACCGCAACCGAGCTTGCACAAGAGTACGGCAAGTACCTCTATCAGGTGGAACTGCGCGACCCGCAAGGCACGGAGTGGGACCTGGAACTGGACGCTGTCAGCGCGCAGGTTCTCAAGGATCATCAGGATACGTAA
- a CDS encoding DUF6555 family protein yields MNNAKLFVIEYTLHGQPKSFIIRLDKMNNAEAWHWASCDAGVGRIPRFGREQVQKTSKPLAEKFGIENVTWRPAS; encoded by the coding sequence ATGAACAATGCAAAACTTTTCGTTATTGAATACACCCTTCATGGCCAGCCCAAGTCTTTCATTATCCGTCTGGACAAAATGAACAATGCAGAGGCTTGGCACTGGGCAAGTTGCGACGCCGGTGTCGGCCGGATCCCGCGCTTTGGTCGTGAGCAGGTGCAAAAGACCAGCAAACCGCTGGCGGAAAAATTCGGCATCGAGAATGTGACCTGGCGACCGGCCAGTTGA
- a CDS encoding sensor histidine kinase → MRSIQRRLSLGLISVMVVVGLVLAQTSLWLFEMGLQRYLEAGLRNDSENLLVALVRGPQGVQLDERHLSPAYKRPFSGHYFRIDFADSHWRSRSLWDQELPLLGHPGLHSNLQLGPEGQQLLVLRSDYRRLGQAISISVAQDYTSVRESFRRMQQIGLGLGLAGLLLILLLQRLTVRRALRPLEKAREQIAQLQQGQRSQLDEEVPVELEPLVAQINHLLAHTEDSLKRSRNALGNLGHALKTPLAVLLSLACSEQLDAHPQLRKVMQAQLEQIQQRLNRELNRARLSGDALPGALFDCDAELPGLLATLNMIHGEHLDLSYRAPAGLQLPWDREDLLELLGNLLDNACKWADVEVRLSVVETAERFELSVEDDGPGIPEDQRAQVFSRGTRLDEQTDGHGLGLGIVRDIVDTWGGVLKLQESEWGGLKVLIELPKR, encoded by the coding sequence GTGAGGTCGATCCAGCGCCGCTTGAGCCTGGGCCTGATCAGCGTGATGGTGGTCGTTGGCCTGGTGCTGGCGCAAACCAGTTTATGGCTATTCGAAATGGGATTGCAGCGCTACCTGGAAGCGGGGCTGCGCAACGACAGTGAAAACCTGCTGGTGGCGCTGGTGCGTGGGCCGCAGGGGGTGCAACTGGATGAGCGGCACTTGTCGCCAGCCTATAAACGACCGTTTTCCGGGCATTACTTTCGCATCGACTTTGCTGATAGCCATTGGCGTTCCCGCTCGTTATGGGATCAGGAGCTGCCGCTGCTAGGACACCCTGGTCTGCATAGCAATCTGCAATTGGGGCCGGAAGGGCAGCAGTTGCTGGTATTGCGTTCGGACTATCGTCGGCTGGGCCAGGCGATTTCCATTAGCGTCGCCCAGGACTACACCTCGGTACGCGAGAGCTTCCGGCGTATGCAACAGATCGGTCTGGGCCTGGGTTTGGCCGGGTTGCTGCTGATTCTGCTGTTGCAACGGCTCACCGTGCGTCGCGCCTTGCGCCCGCTGGAAAAGGCCCGCGAGCAAATCGCTCAGTTGCAGCAGGGCCAACGCTCGCAACTCGACGAAGAGGTGCCGGTGGAGCTGGAGCCGCTGGTGGCGCAGATCAACCATTTGCTGGCCCACACTGAAGACAGCCTCAAACGCTCGCGCAATGCCTTGGGCAATCTCGGCCATGCGTTGAAAACTCCGTTGGCGGTGTTGTTGAGCCTGGCTTGCAGCGAACAACTCGATGCTCACCCGCAGCTGCGTAAAGTCATGCAGGCGCAACTGGAACAGATTCAGCAACGGCTCAATCGCGAACTCAACCGGGCTCGATTGTCCGGCGATGCGCTGCCGGGGGCGCTGTTTGATTGCGATGCCGAGCTGCCTGGGTTACTGGCCACCTTGAACATGATTCACGGCGAACACCTCGACCTGAGCTACCGCGCGCCGGCCGGTTTGCAACTGCCATGGGATCGCGAAGATCTGCTGGAGTTGCTGGGCAATCTACTGGACAACGCCTGCAAATGGGCAGATGTCGAGGTTCGGTTGAGCGTGGTCGAAACAGCAGAAAGGTTTGAGTTGAGTGTGGAAGACGATGGCCCCGGAATTCCCGAAGACCAGCGCGCTCAGGTGTTCAGTCGTGGCACACGGCTCGATGAACAGACGGATGGGCATGGCTTGGGATTGGGCATCGTGCGCGACATCGTCGACACATGGGGCGGGGTGTTGAAGTTGCAGGAAAGCGAGTGGGGCGGCTTGAAGGTATTGATCGAATTGCCCAAGCGCTGA
- a CDS encoding PepSY domain-containing protein produces the protein MALALLAFCSVVMARDLDQDEALRLRQQGVILPLEQLMQQALGHYPGAKLLEAELEEKHDVYIYEVELLTAEGVVRELDVDATTGRLLKDKED, from the coding sequence ATGGCGCTGGCGCTCCTGGCTTTTTGCTCGGTGGTCATGGCTCGCGACCTGGATCAGGACGAGGCCCTGCGCCTGCGCCAACAAGGTGTGATCCTGCCGCTGGAGCAACTCATGCAGCAAGCGCTGGGCCACTATCCCGGAGCCAAATTGCTGGAAGCCGAGCTTGAGGAAAAACACGACGTCTACATTTATGAAGTCGAACTGCTGACCGCCGAGGGCGTGGTGCGCGAGCTGGACGTCGATGCCACCACCGGCCGTTTACTGAAAGACAAGGAAGATTGA